The nucleotide window CGTCGTTCGCGGGATTCATAGACGATCCATGCGAACACCACGGTCTCATCCGGTTGCGCCCCGGCGGCGGCAGTGAAGGTCGCGGTCTTGTCCTGATCGAGATCGTCGCCGACACATTCACGGTAATCGAGCGCGCCGTGATCGAGCCAGACCTGGCGTGCGAGTTCAGCGAGTTTGCGGTAATCCTCGATGTTCGCTTTCGGAACCGGGATGACGAATCCATCAACGTATTGACTCATGGTGGCAGCGGGTTGGGAATTCAGTAGATTTCGAGATGACGTTGCAGCCGGTCCATCGACTGCGCCC belongs to Luteolibacter ambystomatis and includes:
- a CDS encoding DUF1428 domain-containing protein, whose translation is MSQYVDGFVIPVPKANIEDYRKLAELARQVWLDHGALDYRECVGDDLDQDKTATFTAAAGAQPDETVVFAWIVYESRERRDAINAAVMEDPRMKPMMDSPSMPFDCNRMVFGGFTTLVS